From Cronobacter turicensis z3032, the proteins below share one genomic window:
- the rpsP gene encoding 30S ribosomal protein S16 gives MVTIRLARHGAKKRPFYQVVVTDSRNARNGRFIERVGFFNPIANEKEEGVRLDLDRIEHWVGQGATVSDRVSALIKAAKKAA, from the coding sequence ATGGTAACTATTCGTTTAGCTCGTCACGGCGCTAAAAAGCGTCCGTTCTACCAGGTTGTCGTTACTGATAGCCGTAATGCACGCAACGGTCGCTTCATTGAGCGCGTTGGTTTCTTCAACCCGATCGCTAACGAGAAAGAAGAAGGCGTACGCCTGGATCTGGATCGTATTGAGCACTGGGTTGGCCAGGGCGCTACCGTTTCCGATCGCGTTTCCGCGCTGATCAAAGCAGCAAAAAAAGCAGCTTAA
- the ffh gene encoding Signal recognition particle protein, whose amino-acid sequence MFDNLTDRLSRTLRNISGRGRLTEENIKETLREVRMALLEADVALPVVRDFINRVKEKAVGHEVNKSLTPGQEFVKIVRNELVAAMGEENQSLNLAAQPPAVVLMAGLQGAGKTTSVGKLGKFLREKHKKKVLVVSADVYRPAAIKQLETLAQQVGVDFFPSDVAQKPVDIVNAALKEAKLKFYDVLLVDTAGRLHVDEAMMDEIKQVHASIKPVETLFVVDAMTGQDAANTAKAFNEALPLTGVVLTKVDGDARGGAALSIRHITGKPIKFLGVGEKTEALEPFHPDRIASRILGMGDVLSLIEDIESKVDRAQAEKLATKLKKGDGFDLNDFLEQLKQMKNMGGMASLMGKLPGMGQLPDNVKSQMDDKVLVRMEAIINSMTLKERAKPEIIKGSRKRRIATGCGMQVQDVNRLLKQFDDMQRMMKKMKKGGMAKMMRGMKGMMPPGFPGR is encoded by the coding sequence ATGTTTGATAATTTAACTGACCGTTTGTCGCGCACGCTACGCAATATCAGCGGCCGTGGGCGCCTGACTGAAGAAAACATTAAAGAGACGCTGCGCGAAGTGCGCATGGCGCTGCTGGAGGCGGACGTCGCGCTGCCGGTAGTGCGTGACTTCATCAACCGCGTAAAAGAGAAAGCGGTAGGGCATGAAGTTAACAAAAGCCTGACGCCAGGCCAGGAGTTCGTGAAGATTGTTCGTAACGAACTGGTGGCGGCAATGGGCGAAGAGAACCAGAGCCTGAACCTGGCCGCGCAGCCGCCCGCCGTGGTGCTGATGGCGGGCCTGCAGGGCGCCGGTAAAACGACAAGCGTCGGTAAGCTTGGTAAATTCCTACGCGAAAAGCACAAGAAAAAGGTGCTGGTGGTTTCTGCGGACGTCTATCGCCCGGCGGCGATCAAACAGCTCGAAACGCTGGCGCAGCAGGTGGGCGTGGATTTCTTCCCGTCCGACGTGGCGCAAAAGCCGGTCGACATCGTTAACGCGGCGCTGAAAGAAGCGAAGCTGAAATTCTACGACGTACTGCTGGTGGATACCGCCGGTCGTCTGCACGTCGACGAAGCGATGATGGACGAAATCAAGCAGGTGCACGCCTCTATCAAACCAGTGGAAACGCTGTTTGTGGTCGATGCGATGACCGGCCAGGATGCCGCCAATACCGCGAAAGCCTTTAACGAAGCGCTGCCGCTGACCGGCGTGGTGCTGACCAAAGTGGACGGCGACGCTCGCGGCGGTGCGGCGCTCTCGATTCGTCACATCACCGGCAAACCGATTAAATTCCTCGGCGTCGGCGAAAAAACCGAAGCGCTGGAGCCGTTCCACCCGGATCGTATCGCATCGCGTATCCTCGGCATGGGCGACGTGCTGTCGCTTATCGAAGATATCGAAAGCAAAGTCGATCGCGCCCAGGCGGAGAAACTCGCCACCAAACTGAAAAAAGGCGACGGCTTCGACTTAAACGATTTCCTTGAGCAGCTCAAGCAGATGAAAAACATGGGCGGCATGGCGAGCCTGATGGGCAAGCTGCCGGGCATGGGGCAACTGCCTGACAACGTGAAATCGCAGATGGACGACAAAGTGCTGGTACGCATGGAAGCCATCATTAACTCGATGACGCTGAAAGAGCGCGCGAAGCCGGAAATCATCAAAGGCTCCCGCAAACGCCGTATCGCGACAGGCTGCGGGATGCAGGTGCAGGACGTTAACCGTCTTCTGAAACAGTTCGACGACATGCAGCGCATGATGAAGAAGATGAAGAAGGGCGGGATGGCGAAGATGATGCGTGGCATGAAAGGGATGATGCCGCCGGGCTTCCCTGGCCGCTAA
- the yfjD gene encoding UPF0053 inner membrane protein yfjD gives MVSAYFSGSETGMMTLNRYRLRHLSKQGNRAAKRVERLLRKPDRLISLVLIGNNLVNILASSLATIVGMRLYGDAGVAIATGVLTFVVLVFAEVLPKTVAALYPEKVAFPSSFLLGPLQVIMMPLVWLLNMITRVLMRMVGIKADNVVSAALSKDELRTLVHESHSKISRRNQDMLLSVLDLEKVSVSDIMVPRNDIVGIDINDDWKSIVRQLTHSPHGRIVLYRESLDDAIGMLRIREAWRQMNEKKEFTKEVMLRAADEIYYVPEGTPLSVQLVKFQRNKKKVGLVVNEYGDIQGLVTVEDILEEIVGDFTTSMSPTLAEEVTPQNDGSVIIEGSANVRELNKAFNWRLPEEEARTVNGMILEALEEIPSAGIRLRLSQYDIDILDVQENMIKQVRITPVKPLRESVEGS, from the coding sequence GTGGTCTCCGCTTACTTCTCCGGTTCCGAAACCGGGATGATGACCCTCAACCGCTACCGACTGCGTCACCTGTCGAAGCAGGGCAATCGCGCGGCAAAACGGGTGGAGCGCCTGCTGCGCAAGCCCGACCGGCTGATAAGCCTGGTGTTAATCGGCAATAACCTGGTCAATATTCTTGCCTCCTCGCTCGCCACTATTGTCGGCATGCGCCTGTATGGCGACGCGGGTGTGGCTATCGCCACCGGCGTGCTGACCTTCGTGGTGCTGGTTTTCGCTGAAGTCCTGCCGAAAACCGTCGCGGCGCTCTACCCGGAAAAAGTGGCGTTCCCGAGCAGTTTTTTACTCGGCCCGCTGCAAGTCATCATGATGCCGCTGGTCTGGCTGCTGAATATGATTACGCGCGTGCTGATGCGCATGGTCGGCATCAAAGCGGATAACGTCGTCAGCGCCGCGCTTAGCAAAGATGAACTGCGCACGCTGGTGCATGAGTCGCACTCGAAGATTTCCCGCCGCAATCAGGACATGCTGCTTTCGGTGCTGGATCTGGAAAAAGTGAGCGTCAGCGACATCATGGTGCCGCGTAACGATATCGTCGGCATTGATATCAACGATGACTGGAAATCCATCGTCCGCCAGCTTACCCACTCGCCGCACGGACGCATCGTGCTCTATCGCGAATCCCTCGACGACGCCATCGGTATGCTGCGCATCCGCGAAGCCTGGCGGCAGATGAATGAGAAAAAAGAGTTCACCAAAGAGGTGATGCTGCGCGCCGCCGATGAGATCTATTACGTGCCGGAAGGCACGCCGCTCAGCGTCCAGCTGGTGAAATTCCAGCGCAATAAAAAGAAAGTGGGCCTGGTAGTCAATGAGTACGGCGATATTCAGGGGCTGGTGACGGTAGAAGATATTCTTGAAGAGATTGTCGGGGATTTCACCACCTCGATGTCGCCGACGCTTGCCGAAGAGGTGACGCCGCAAAATGACGGCTCGGTCATCATCGAAGGCAGCGCTAACGTGCGGGAGCTGAATAAAGCGTTCAACTGGCGTCTGCCGGAAGAAGAAGCCCGCACCGTCAACGGCATGATCCTCGAAGCGCTGGAGGAGATCCCCTCCGCCGGCATTCGTCTGCGTCTGAGCCAGTACGATATCGATATTCTGGATGTGCAGGAGAATATGATCAAACAGGTGCGGATAACGCCGGTAAAACCGCTGCGCGAAAGCGTGGAAGGCAGTTAA
- the rimM gene encoding Ribosome maturation factor rimM, whose product MVLGKMGSCYGIRGWLRVFSSTEDAESIFDYQPWFIQQAGQWQQVQLESWKHHNQDIIIKLKGVDDRDAANLLTNCEIVVDSSQLPDLEEGDYYWKDLIGCQVVTTEGYTLGKVIDMMETGSNDVLVVKANLKDAFGIKERLLPFLDGQVIKKVDLATQTIEVDWDPGF is encoded by the coding sequence ATTGTTCTCGGGAAAATGGGTTCTTGTTACGGCATTCGTGGTTGGCTCAGAGTGTTTTCCTCCACCGAAGACGCCGAAAGCATTTTTGACTATCAGCCCTGGTTTATCCAGCAGGCGGGTCAGTGGCAGCAAGTACAGCTGGAAAGCTGGAAGCACCACAATCAGGACATCATCATCAAGCTGAAAGGCGTTGACGATCGTGATGCTGCGAATCTGCTGACCAATTGCGAAATTGTCGTGGATTCCTCGCAGTTGCCGGACCTCGAAGAAGGCGACTATTACTGGAAAGATCTTATCGGTTGCCAGGTAGTCACCACTGAAGGGTACACCCTCGGTAAAGTCATCGACATGATGGAAACCGGGTCGAACGACGTTCTCGTCGTGAAGGCAAACCTGAAAGATGCGTTCGGTATCAAGGAGCGGTTACTTCCGTTCCTCGATGGGCAGGTTATCAAGAAAGTCGATCTCGCTACTCAAACCATTGAAGTAGATTGGGATCCTGGTTTTTAA
- the trmD gene encoding tRNA (guanine-N(1)-)-methyltransferase yields MWIGIISLFPEMFRAITDYGVTGRAVKNGLLSIDSWSPRDFTHDRHRTVDDRPYGGGPGMLMMVQPLRDAIHAAKAAAGEGAKVIYLSPQGRKLDQAGVSELATNEKLILVCGRYEGIDERVIQTEIDEEWSIGDYVLSGGELPAMTLIDSVARFIPGVLGHEASATEDSFADGLLDCPHYTRPEVLEGMEVPPVLLSGNHAQIRRWRLKQSLGRTWLRRPELLENLALTEEQAKLLAEFKTEHAQQQHRHDGTGDA; encoded by the coding sequence ATGTGGATTGGCATAATCAGCCTGTTTCCTGAGATGTTCCGCGCGATTACCGATTACGGGGTAACTGGCCGGGCAGTAAAAAATGGCCTGCTGAGCATCGATAGCTGGAGTCCTCGCGACTTCACGCACGACCGGCACCGTACCGTGGACGACAGGCCCTACGGCGGCGGACCGGGGATGCTAATGATGGTGCAACCCTTACGGGACGCCATTCACGCAGCGAAAGCCGCGGCAGGCGAGGGCGCAAAGGTGATTTACCTTTCACCTCAGGGACGCAAGCTTGATCAAGCGGGCGTCAGTGAGCTGGCGACGAACGAGAAGTTAATTCTGGTTTGTGGCCGCTACGAGGGGATAGATGAGCGCGTAATTCAGACCGAAATTGACGAAGAATGGTCAATCGGCGATTACGTTCTCAGCGGCGGCGAGCTACCCGCCATGACGCTGATTGATTCGGTCGCCAGGTTTATTCCGGGCGTACTCGGTCACGAAGCGTCGGCAACGGAAGATTCCTTTGCCGACGGGTTGCTGGATTGCCCGCACTATACCCGGCCTGAAGTGTTAGAAGGGATGGAAGTACCGCCAGTTTTACTGTCGGGGAACCATGCCCAAATCAGACGCTGGCGCCTGAAGCAGTCGCTGGGCCGTACCTGGCTTAGAAGACCTGAACTTCTGGAAAACCTGGCTCTGACTGAAGAGCAAGCAAAGTTGCTGGCGGAGTTCAAAACAGAACACGCGCAACAGCAACATAGACATGATGGGACTGGCGACGCGTAA
- the ypjD gene encoding Inner membrane protein ypjD, with translation MIPGLLRKNSAWRRLAILSAVIALVCHAVALEGRLFPDDSSGQNLSLLNVGSLVSLMICTVMTIVASKNRGWLLLPIVYAFALINLAFATFVPNEYITHLETTPGMMVHIGLSLFSYATLIIAALYALQLAWIDYLLKNKKLVFSADMPPLMGIERKMFHITQVGVVLLTLTLCTGLFYLQNMFSMENIDKAVLSIVAWFVYIILLWGHYHEGWRGRRVVWFNVAGAALLTLAYFGSRVIQQFAG, from the coding sequence ATCATTCCCGGCCTGCTTCGCAAGAACAGCGCGTGGCGTCGTCTTGCGATACTTTCGGCGGTGATTGCGCTCGTTTGCCACGCCGTGGCGCTGGAAGGCCGACTATTCCCGGACGACAGCAGCGGCCAGAATCTCAGTCTGCTCAACGTCGGTTCTCTGGTCAGCCTGATGATCTGCACCGTGATGACGATTGTCGCCTCGAAAAACCGCGGCTGGCTACTGTTGCCGATTGTTTACGCGTTCGCCCTGATCAACCTGGCGTTCGCGACATTCGTGCCGAATGAATACATTACGCATCTGGAAACCACGCCCGGCATGATGGTGCATATCGGCCTGTCGCTTTTCTCGTACGCGACGCTGATCATCGCCGCGCTCTATGCGCTGCAACTGGCGTGGATAGACTATCTACTGAAAAACAAAAAGCTGGTGTTCAGCGCCGATATGCCGCCGCTGATGGGCATTGAGCGCAAGATGTTCCATATCACTCAGGTCGGCGTCGTCCTGCTGACGCTGACGCTCTGCACCGGTCTGTTCTATCTTCAGAACATGTTCAGCATGGAGAATATCGACAAAGCGGTGCTATCCATCGTCGCATGGTTTGTCTATATCATCCTGCTCTGGGGACACTATCATGAAGGCTGGCGCGGTCGCCGCGTGGTGTGGTTTAACGTCGCAGGCGCCGCTTTGCTGACGCTGGCTTACTTCGGCAGCCGGGTTATCCAGCAATTCGCTGGCTAA
- the aroF gene encoding Phospho-2-dehydro-3-deoxyheptonate aldolase,Tyr-sensitive yields the protein MVCSSSLRKNYRNEQTYRIAIMQKDALNNVHIADEQVLITPEQLKAQFPLTVEQEAQIARSRQTISDIIAGRDPRLLVVCGPCSIHDPEAAMEYARRFKTLSEQVSDSLYLVMRVYFEKPRTTVGWKGLINDPHMDGSFDVEAGLKIARRLLVDLVSLGLPLATEALDPNSPQYLGDLFSWSAIGARTTESQTHREMASGLSMPVGFKNGTDGSLATAINAMRAAAMPHRFVGINQAGQVCLLQTQGNPDGHVILRGGKAPNYSPADVAQCEKEMEQAGLRPALMIDCSHGNSNKDYRRQPGVAESAVAQIKDGNRSIIGLMIESHIHEGNQSSEQPRSAMKYGVSVTDACISWETTEALLRELHQSLQGALAARLA from the coding sequence ATTGTTTGCTCCTCCTCGCTGAGGAAAAACTATCGCAACGAGCAAACTTACAGGATCGCCATCATGCAAAAAGACGCGCTGAATAACGTTCACATCGCCGATGAACAAGTGTTAATCACTCCCGAACAACTCAAAGCCCAGTTCCCGCTGACCGTTGAACAGGAGGCGCAGATCGCGCGCTCTCGCCAGACCATTTCCGATATTATCGCCGGTCGCGATCCGCGTCTGCTGGTGGTGTGTGGACCTTGCTCGATCCACGATCCTGAAGCCGCGATGGAATATGCTCGTCGATTTAAAACCCTGTCCGAACAGGTCAGCGATAGTCTTTACCTTGTCATGCGCGTCTATTTTGAAAAGCCCCGCACCACGGTCGGCTGGAAAGGGCTGATTAACGATCCGCATATGGATGGCTCGTTCGATGTGGAAGCGGGGCTGAAAATCGCGCGCCGCCTGCTGGTGGATTTGGTCAGCCTTGGCTTGCCGCTGGCGACCGAAGCGCTCGATCCGAACAGCCCGCAATACTTAGGCGATCTCTTTAGCTGGTCCGCGATTGGCGCGCGTACCACGGAATCCCAGACGCACCGCGAAATGGCGTCCGGTCTCTCAATGCCGGTCGGCTTTAAAAACGGCACCGACGGGAGTCTCGCGACCGCCATTAACGCAATGCGCGCCGCTGCCATGCCGCACCGTTTTGTCGGCATCAACCAGGCAGGCCAGGTGTGCCTGCTGCAAACCCAGGGCAACCCGGATGGCCACGTTATCCTGCGCGGCGGCAAAGCGCCGAACTACAGCCCGGCGGATGTCGCGCAGTGCGAAAAAGAGATGGAGCAGGCGGGTCTGCGTCCGGCGCTGATGATCGACTGCAGCCATGGCAACTCGAATAAAGATTACCGCCGCCAGCCGGGCGTCGCGGAATCCGCGGTGGCGCAGATTAAAGACGGCAACCGTTCTATTATTGGTCTGATGATTGAAAGCCATATTCATGAAGGCAATCAGTCCTCTGAACAGCCGCGCAGCGCCATGAAGTACGGCGTTTCGGTCACTGATGCCTGCATTAGCTGGGAAACCACCGAGGCGCTGCTGCGCGAGCTTCATCAGAGTCTGCAAGGGGCGCTGGCGGCGCGCCTGGCGTAA
- the rplS gene encoding 50S ribosomal protein L19, which yields MSNIIKQIEQEQMKQDVPSFRPGDTVEVKVWVVEGSKKRLQAFEGVVIAIRNRGLHSAFTVRKISNGEGVERVFQTHSPVVDSIAVKRRGAVRKAKLYYLRERTGKSARIKERLN from the coding sequence ATGAGCAACATTATTAAGCAAATTGAACAAGAGCAGATGAAGCAGGACGTACCTTCCTTCCGTCCGGGTGATACCGTGGAAGTGAAAGTATGGGTTGTTGAAGGTTCCAAAAAACGTCTGCAGGCATTCGAGGGCGTGGTTATCGCTATCCGTAACCGCGGTCTGCACTCTGCATTCACTGTTCGCAAAATCTCCAACGGCGAAGGCGTTGAGCGTGTCTTCCAGACTCACTCTCCGGTAGTTGACAGCATTGCTGTTAAACGTCGTGGTGCTGTACGTAAAGCTAAACTGTACTACCTGCGTGAGCGCACTGGTAAGTCTGCTCGTATCAAAGAGCGTCTTAACTAA